CACCATGAATGAAAGACTCGCCATTCATACGTTACACTTCTATGAGAAAAGAGGGGCAATTATGCATGGTTTCTCGGGATGGACGGGTTAAGGAGAATTAATTTGAGCCTGTTGACAATTATTTTGCTTAGGGGAGAATTAGCTTCCTTTCAGGCAGAATTAACTTCCTTTTGGGGTGAACTATCTTTCCTCAAGGGAAATTATCTTCACTTAGAGGAAAATTATCTGCCCTTAACGAATAATTACCTCTCTTTAGTGGGCAATCAGCCTCCTCCCCCCCTCCCAAAATCCAAAAAAAACCCCTCCGCACGAAGGCAGAGGGTCCTATCATTTTTAGTTTTCGTTCCGGATGCGCTGAAATGCTTTTTCAGCTGCTTCCACTGTGCGATCGATGTCTTCGTCTGTGTGTTTGGTTGAGAGGAACATCCCCTCAAACTGGGAAGGAGCAATGGATACGCCCTCTTCCAGCATATAACGGAAATATTTTGCGAACATATCAAGATCCGAGCTTGCAGCCTGATCGTAATTTTTCACCGGGCCGTCGTTGAAAAAGAAGCCGATCATGGATCCGGCACGGGTAATGGAGCAAGGGATCTCATACTTGGCAGCTGCTTTTTTAATGCCTTCTTCCAGACGCTGTCCGAGACGGTCAAATTCCTCGTAATCAGCTTCTTTCAGCTGATCGAGCGTTTCAAACCCTGCCGTCATGGCAAGGGGGTTTCCGGACAGGGTTCCAGCCTGATAAATCGGGCCAGCAGGAGCGACCTTCTCCATAATCTCTTTCTTACCGCCGTATGCTCCGACCGGAAGACCTCCGCCGATTACTTTACCAAGGCACGTTAAATCCGGTGTAACACCGAGCTCGCCCTGGGCACAATTGTAACCTACGCGGAAACCGGTCATAACTTCATCAAAAATGAGAAGGGAGCCGTGTTGCTCAGTAATTTCACGCACGCCTTCCAGGTAGCCAACTTCCGGACGGACAACGCCCATATTACCGGCAACCGGTTCAAGAATTACACCTGCAATGTCATCACCGAATTCATCAAACGCAAGCTTCAGGCTTTCAAGGTCGTTGTAGGGAACGGTCAACGTATTTTGAGCGACAGATTCCGGAACGCCGGGACTGTCGGGAAGACCTAGTGTTGCCACTCCGGATCCCGCTTTGATCAGCAGGGAATCTCCGTGACCGTGATAACAGCCTTCAAACTTCACGATTTTGTTACGGCCTGTGTAGCCGCGGGCAAGACGAAGGGCACTCATGGTCGCTTCTGTACCGGAGTTCACCATACGGACGATTTCAATGGAGGGAACTCGCTCGATTACAAGTTCAGCGAGCTTTGTCTCAATTTCGGCCGGGGCACCAAAGCTTGTGCCTTTTTCCGTTACTTCTTTAAGAGATGCTACTACACGGTCATCGGCGTGGCCGAGAACGAGTGGACCCCAGGACATAACATAATCGATATACTCGTTTCCGTCGATATCCCAGATGTGCGATCCCTTTCCTTTTTCCATAAAAACAGGGTCCATGTTTACGGATTTGAATGCACGTACCGGGCTGTTTACACCACCGGGCATGACTTTCTTCGCTTGTTCGAATGCATTAATGGACTTGTCCAGTTTCATTGTGATCAGCCTCCTTTATTTTTCACCTTTAAGCCAATTGGCTGCGTCTTTTGCGTGATAGGTCAAAATGAGATCAGCTCCGGCACGCTTCATGCTCGTAAGCTTTTCAAGAACAATGTCTTTTTCATTTACCCATCCGTTCTTTGCAGCAGCCTTCACCATTGAATACTCTCCGCTGACGTTGTAGGCAACGATCGGGAGCGGGTGTCGCTCTTTTACATCACGGATAATGTCCAGGTAGGAGAGTGCCGGTTTTACAATAAGGAAGTCTGCACCTTCTTCCACGTCTGAATCTGCCTCGCGAAGAGCTTCAAAACGGTTGGCCGGATCCATCTGATACGTTTTCCGGTCTCCTGACTTTGGAGAGCTGTGGGCCGCATCACGGAACGGTCCGTAAAAAGCAGATGCGTATTTTACCGCATAGCTCATGATTGGAATATTTTCAAACCCGGCTTCGTCAAGTCCGTCCCGGATCGCTGAGACAAAGCCGTCCATCATGTTCGATGGGGCAATTATATCTGCTCCGGCCTCCGCCTGGGAAACAGCCGTTTTTACAAGAAGTGTCAGGGAGTCATCGTTTACGATTTCACCGTCACGGACGACGCCGCAATGGCCATGATCGGTAAACTGGCACAGGCACGTATCTGCAATAACAGTCACTGCAGGATAGCGTTCCTTGATTTGACGAATTCCTTCCTGAACAATCCCGTTGTGGACATAAGCTGAAGAGCCAACTTCATCTTTTTCTGCCGGAACACCGAATACAATGATCGTTTCAATGTCAAGCCCGACTGCTTCATCTACTTCTTCATTTAACCGGTCAAGAGACCACTGGTAGACACCAGGCATGGATGGTACTTCATTTTTAATGTCTGTTCCTTCTTTAACAAAAATCGGGTATATGAAATCTTCTGTGTGAAGGTGAGTTTCTCTTACCATGTTGCGAATGCCGGCTGTCCGGCGCAATCGGCGGTGACGTTGAAATTCTTTCATCTCTCATTCCTCCTGATTGTTTGATCAATCTCCTGAAGAAGAGCCTCTGTTGTGTATTCTTCAGGGACAATGACGTTTTTGATTCCCAGTGATTCCAGAGCTGATAATGTGACCGGTCCGATGGCCGCAAGTTTCACAGTTTCCGGAGGGTAATCCGCTACTTCTTTAGGGCCTGAAGAAAAGAACGCTTTCACAGCTGAAGGGCTTAAAAAGGGGATCACATCCACCTTTTGATCACGGGCGAGCTCCCGGAGCCTTTCCGCTTCCTTTTCATTTGGTTCAGTAATATAAGCGACGGGAGCGTCCAACTCAACGCCCGCTTCCTTAAGTGATGTTTCAATGACATTTCTGGCAAGATTGCTTTTTGGGAAAAGGACGATGTCGTTTTTTCCAAGTAACTCAACGAGTACCTCCGCCAAGTGTTCCCCGTCAAAGACCTCAGGAACGAGGTGAGGAGTTATTCCATTATCTTCAAGGAGCATTTTTGTTTTTTCCCCCACACAAGCAATTGTCTTGCCATGTAAGATTTCTTTATCCAACTTCAATGACGAAAGGCCCGTTAACGTATGTATGATGGCGTTGGCGCTTGTAAATACAACCGCGGTGTAACGGTCGATATCCTTAAGTGATTGAAAAAAAGCGGATGAACGTCCGGCAGGCTGCACAGAAATGAGTGGGACTTCCACAGCAGTGGCGCCAAAGGCTTCGATCTGCCTTGTAAAGGGGGCTGCCTGGTGGGCAGCCCTTGTATTTGCGATCTTCAGTCCCTTAAGGGAAGGGAGTCCGCCGGTCATTACAGGTCGAGCTCCTGCTTAACCTTATCGAGGACTTCCTTTGCCCCTTCATTGAGCATAAACTTGGCAACACTGTTTCCGACCGCTGCAGGATCTTCTCCTGTCTCCGTTCGTTTAAAGATCTGCTTGCCGTCCGGAGAAGCGATAAGGGCTGTAAGAGTAACCCGCCCATCATCCATCAGCTTTGCGTGACCTGCGATAGGCACCTGACATCCTCCTTCTACCGTGTGAAGGAAGGCGCGCTCTGCAGCCGTTGTTTTCTCTGTTACTTCATCGTTGATCTTTCTGAGCATATCTACGACTTCTTTATCATCAGAGCGACACTCTATACCAAGAGCCCCTTGCCCCACTGCAGGGAGACACACTTCCGGATCGAGGAATTCTGTCACAATCTCATCCGTCCAGCCCACACGCTCAAGCCCTGCTGCTGCCAGGATGATGGCATCAAAGTTTTCTTCTTTCAATTTGCGCAGGCGGGTATCAATGTTCCCGCGAATCCACTGGATTTCAACATCAGGACGCTCGGCAAGCACCTGTGCAGCACGGCGGAGACTGCTCGTTCCAACAACAGACCCTGCCGGAAGCTCTTTTAAGGTCTTCCCGCTTTCAGAGATAAAGGCATCACGAGGGTCTACACGTTTTGGTATAGAAGCGATGGTCAGTCCTTCCGTTTCACCGGACGGGAGATCCTTCAGGCTGTGGACACTAAAATCAATTTCCTTATCAAACATGGCTTTTTGAATTTCTTTTACAAACAAGCCTTTTCCCCCAACTTTAGAAAGGGTTACGTCAAGGATCCGGTCTCCTTTTGTTACAATTTCTTTAATTTCAAATTCGTAGGGAACACCTTGTTTTTTTAACTCTTCTATCACCCATTTTGTCTGGGTGATGGCCAGGTTACTTCTTCTGGAACCGATAATAATTTTGCGCATACGCTACCTCCAATATGTAGGACTTCGTCTGTTCTATAAGGTCTTCATTCACAATATCATTTTTCACACCATCAGTACCACAGGTGGAAGTCTGAAAACGAACTTGATAAAAAGTAATTTACCAACAGTACAAGGAAAGCGGCGATATTCAAAAGTGCCAGGCCGTATCCCCGTTTCTTCTTCACAACATACTGAAACAAATAGACGCCGTAAACACCGATGACAAGGAAGCTTGATATTACTTTCAGGTCATCCCAGGGAACCGTATCAAACTCAATCCAGGCCCAGATGATTCCAAGAATTAATCCGAAAACCATAAGAGGAAAGCCGATTAAGGAAAAAACATAGGAAAACCTCTCGAGTTTCGCCAGATCTCCAATTCTGAACATCCGTTTTCCCCACTTTTTTTCCTTAAGCATGTGATGCTGAAGCATGTACATAAACGAAAAGGCAAAAGACAGGGTAAACGCACCGTAGGACAGGAGAATTACAGATACGTGAATGACGAGGAGCTCGGTAATTAACAGGTTTGTCAGCTGGTCTGATGCATCACCAGGGGGAACAAAAATACTAATGGTCATAATCACAAACCCGACCACATTCACAAAAAAGATAAGAAAGTCCATTTTAAACAGGCGGTTAATAATTAATGAAAAAGTTACCAGTATCCAAGCGTATAGAAAGAGCCCTTCAAATATCGTCATTAAGGGCAGCCTGTTAAATTCAAGCATTCGGAGTATGAAAAAAAACAGCTGAAGAGACCAGACAATAGAAAGCAACCAGAAGGCTATGCGATTCACCTTCTGGTTGTTTTGTATGAAATCAATAAAATAGCCGAGAACACTCAAAAGGTACA
This DNA window, taken from Alteribacter keqinensis, encodes the following:
- the hemL gene encoding glutamate-1-semialdehyde 2,1-aminomutase, with translation MKLDKSINAFEQAKKVMPGGVNSPVRAFKSVNMDPVFMEKGKGSHIWDIDGNEYIDYVMSWGPLVLGHADDRVVASLKEVTEKGTSFGAPAEIETKLAELVIERVPSIEIVRMVNSGTEATMSALRLARGYTGRNKIVKFEGCYHGHGDSLLIKAGSGVATLGLPDSPGVPESVAQNTLTVPYNDLESLKLAFDEFGDDIAGVILEPVAGNMGVVRPEVGYLEGVREITEQHGSLLIFDEVMTGFRVGYNCAQGELGVTPDLTCLGKVIGGGLPVGAYGGKKEIMEKVAPAGPIYQAGTLSGNPLAMTAGFETLDQLKEADYEEFDRLGQRLEEGIKKAAAKYEIPCSITRAGSMIGFFFNDGPVKNYDQAASSDLDMFAKYFRYMLEEGVSIAPSQFEGMFLSTKHTDEDIDRTVEAAEKAFQRIRNEN
- the hemB gene encoding porphobilinogen synthase; protein product: MKEFQRHRRLRRTAGIRNMVRETHLHTEDFIYPIFVKEGTDIKNEVPSMPGVYQWSLDRLNEEVDEAVGLDIETIIVFGVPAEKDEVGSSAYVHNGIVQEGIRQIKERYPAVTVIADTCLCQFTDHGHCGVVRDGEIVNDDSLTLLVKTAVSQAEAGADIIAPSNMMDGFVSAIRDGLDEAGFENIPIMSYAVKYASAFYGPFRDAAHSSPKSGDRKTYQMDPANRFEALREADSDVEEGADFLIVKPALSYLDIIRDVKERHPLPIVAYNVSGEYSMVKAAAKNGWVNEKDIVLEKLTSMKRAGADLILTYHAKDAANWLKGEK
- a CDS encoding uroporphyrinogen-III synthase, translated to MTGGLPSLKGLKIANTRAAHQAAPFTRQIEAFGATAVEVPLISVQPAGRSSAFFQSLKDIDRYTAVVFTSANAIIHTLTGLSSLKLDKEILHGKTIACVGEKTKMLLEDNGITPHLVPEVFDGEHLAEVLVELLGKNDIVLFPKSNLARNVIETSLKEAGVELDAPVAYITEPNEKEAERLRELARDQKVDVIPFLSPSAVKAFFSSGPKEVADYPPETVKLAAIGPVTLSALESLGIKNVIVPEEYTTEALLQEIDQTIRRNER
- the hemC gene encoding hydroxymethylbilane synthase; this encodes MRKIIIGSRRSNLAITQTKWVIEELKKQGVPYEFEIKEIVTKGDRILDVTLSKVGGKGLFVKEIQKAMFDKEIDFSVHSLKDLPSGETEGLTIASIPKRVDPRDAFISESGKTLKELPAGSVVGTSSLRRAAQVLAERPDVEIQWIRGNIDTRLRKLKEENFDAIILAAAGLERVGWTDEIVTEFLDPEVCLPAVGQGALGIECRSDDKEVVDMLRKINDEVTEKTTAAERAFLHTVEGGCQVPIAGHAKLMDDGRVTLTALIASPDGKQIFKRTETGEDPAAVGNSVAKFMLNEGAKEVLDKVKQELDL
- a CDS encoding cytochrome C assembly family protein produces the protein MILNSLYMLIIVLYLLSVLGYFIDFIQNNQKVNRIAFWLLSIVWSLQLFFFILRMLEFNRLPLMTIFEGLFLYAWILVTFSLIINRLFKMDFLIFFVNVVGFVIMTISIFVPPGDASDQLTNLLITELLVIHVSVILLSYGAFTLSFAFSFMYMLQHHMLKEKKWGKRMFRIGDLAKLERFSYVFSLIGFPLMVFGLILGIIWAWIEFDTVPWDDLKVISSFLVIGVYGVYLFQYVVKKKRGYGLALLNIAAFLVLLVNYFLSSSFSDFHLWY